The Solanum lycopersicum chromosome 9, SLM_r2.1 genome window below encodes:
- the LOC101250161 gene encoding pentatricopeptide repeat-containing protein At4g14050, mitochondrial — MQHFHFLHQLQRCARFHFPTEGRKLHAHIIKIGLYDCSLKLCNNLIDMYGKCGLLDDALQLFDEMHHRDLASWASVFTAHNEANQPQKTLLLFRNMFLDGLRPDHFVFASVVKACANSGALRVGKQVHCQFLKSVFSVDDVVKSSLVDMYAKCGLPDNAKSVFDSILVKNLICSSAMISGYARCGRKNEAFALLGELGEKNLQCWTALISGFVQNGNLIDAVDVFLEVRREGVDMRDPFILSSIVGACASLAALQLGKQIHRLVLGLGYECSLFVSNALVDMYAKCSDIVEAKKIFDSMLTRDVVSWTSIIVGMAQHGQAIEALSLYDDMILAGLKPNEVTFVGLIYACSHVGLVNKGKSLFKSMIDDYKLSPSLQHYTCLLDLYSRSGHLEDAENLLNTMPFQPDEAVWAALLSACKQHGNTEMGVRVANRLLILGPKDPSTCILLSNTYAGAALWDNVSKLRKQMANLEVRKEPGYSSIDSGKETTTFYAGEALYPMKDAIFSLLKEFDSEMRKRGYLPDTTFVLHDMEQQEKERQLFWHSERLAVAYGILRTVPGSVIRVVKNLRICGDCHTVIKFISSITSRKIVIRDANRFHHFNEGACSCNDFW, encoded by the coding sequence ATGCAGCACTTTCATTTTCTTCACCAACTCCAACGATGCGCCAGATTCCATTTCCCTACGGAAGGCAGAAAATTACATGCTCACATTATCAAGATTGGTTTATACGACTGTTCCTTAAAGCTTTGCAACAATCTCATAGACATGTATGGGAAATGTGGCCTTCTTGATGATGCCTTACAACTGTTCGACGAAATGCACCATAGGGATTTAGCTTCATGGGCCTCTGTTTTTACTGCACATAACGAAGCTAATCAACCCCAGAAAACTCTTCTCCTCTTTCGCAACATGTTTTTAGATGGTCTTAGGCCTGACCATTTCGTTTTTGCTAGTGTTGTTAAGGCTTGTGCTAATTCGGGTGCGTTGAGAGTTGGTAAACAAGTGCATTGCCAGTTCTTGAAATCGGTGTTTTCGGTTGATGATGTTGTTAAGTCTTCGTTAGTTGATATGTATGCGAAATGTGGATTACCGGATAATGCAAAATCGGTTTTTGACTCGATTTTGGTTAAGAATTTGATTTGTTCGAGTGCAATGATATCGGGGTATGCTCGTTGTGGGAGGAAGAATGAAGCTTTTGCGCTACTAGGGGAGTTGGGAGAAAAGAATTTGCAATGTTGGACTGCTTTGATATCTGGGTTCGTGCAAAACGGGAACTTGATTGATGCAGTTgatgtatttcttgaagtaagaAGAGAAGGGGTTGATATGAGGGACCCGTTTATTCTTTCGAGTATAGTAGGAGCTTGTGCTAGCTTAGCTGCACTGCAACTCGGGAAACAGATTCATCGATTAGTTTTAGGGCTCGGTTATGAATGTAGTTTGTTTGTTAGCAATGCCCTTGTGGATATGTATGCAAAATGTAGTGATATTGTGGAAGCTAAGAAGATATTTGATAGCATGTTGACAAGAGATGTTGTATCTTGGACCTCAATTATTGTCGGGATGGCGCAGCATGGACAAGCTATTGAAGCTTTGTcgttatatgatgatatgatctTGGCTGGCCTTAAGCCAAATGAAGTAACTTTTGTTGGACTAATCTATGCTTGTAGTCATGTTGGATTAGTAAACAAAGGTAAGAGTCTTTTTAAATCCATGATTGACGATTATAAGTTAAGTCCTTCTCTGCAGCATTACACGTGCTTGTTAGATCTGTATAGTCGTTCAGGTCACCTTGAGGATGCTGAGAACCTTCTTAACACGATGCCGTTTCAGCCTGATGAAGCTGTTTGGGCTGCTTTATTAAGTGCTTGTAAGCAACATGGAAACACTGAAATGGGAGTCAGGGTCGCTAATCGCTTACTAATTCTCGGACCAAAAGATCCTTCAACTTGTATACTGCTGTCAAATACATATGCTGGTGCAGCTCTGTGGGACAATGTCTCTAAGTTGAGGAAGCAGATGGCAAATTTGGAAGTGAGAAAAGAACCTGGCTACAGTTCTATTGATTCGGGAAAAGAAACTACGACGTTCTATGCAGGAGAAGCATTGTATCCAATGAAGGACGCGATTTTTTCCCTCCTAAAGGAATTTGATTCTGAGATGAGGAAGAGAGGTTATCTTCCCGACACCACGTTCGTTTTACATGATATGGAACAGCAAGAGAAAGAAAGACAGCTCTTTTGGCATAGTGAGAGATTGGCTGTGGCTTATGGAATTCTGAGAACTGTTCCTGGATCAGTAATAAGGGTGGTGAAAAACCTTCGAATTTGTGGCGATTGTCACACTGTTATAAAGTTTATATCAAGCATTACAAGCCGAAAAATTGTCATTAGAGATGCAAATAGATTCCATCACTTCAATGAGGGGGCATGTTCATGTAATGATTTCTGGTGA
- the LOC112942159 gene encoding probable polyamine transporter At1g31830 encodes MGVIALPKLEPSRWFVVDLENVQWGLYLNTLFWNLNYWDSVSTMAGEVEDPGKTIPKALFYALPLVVSGYFLPLLFGTGAVPLHRDLWSDGYFSDIAKIIGGVWLRLWVQGASAVSNMGMFLAEMSGDSYQLLGMAERGMLPDFFAKRWRYGTPFISILFSASGVVLLSCLGFQEIVAAENFMNCFAMILEFLSFVKLRIKYPAASRPYRIPLGSYFSSDKKDMQNRTSQHAKNLLHI; translated from the coding sequence ATGGGAGTTATCGCGCTTCCTAAGTTGGAGCCTTCAAGATGGTTTGTTGTGGATTTAGAAAATGTACAATGGGGATTGTATCTAAATACACTTTTTTGGAATTTGAATTATTGGGATTCAGTGAGTACTATGGCAGGGGAAGTGGAGGATCCTGGCAAAACAATTCCTAAGGCTTTATTCTACGCACTTCCTTTAGTTGTCTCTGGTTACTTTCTCCCTCTTTTATTTGGCACGGGAGCTGTTCCGTTGCATCGTGATCTTTGGAGTGATGGTTATTTCTCGGATATTGCTAAGATCATTGGAGGAGTATGGTTAAGATTGTGGGTTCAAGGGGCTTCAGCTGTGTCAAATATGGGAATGTTTTTAGCTGAGATGAGTGGTGACTCATATCAGCTTTTGGGAATGGCAGAACGGGGGATGCTTCCTGATTTTTTCGCAAAGAGATGGCGTTATGGAACCCCTTTTATCAGTATTTTATTTTCTGCATCAGGTGTTGTGCTGCTGTCTTGCCTTGGTTTTCAAGAAATTGTGGCTGCTGAGAACTTTATGAATTGTTTCGCAATGATTTTGGAATTTCTATCTTTTGTCAAGTTAAGGATAAAATATCCAGCAGCATCAAGACCTTATAGGATTCCACTAGGAAGTTACTTCAGTTCAgataaaaaagatatgcaaaATAGGACATCTCAGCATGCCAAGAACCTACTACATATATAG
- the LOC101249583 gene encoding selenium-binding protein 2, giving the protein MATDMEVQQNGKETVAVVNGCCKKGPGYASPLAAMDGPKESLIYVTCIYTGMGRGKPDYLATVDVDPNSPSYSKVIHRLPMPYEGDELHHSGWNSCSSCYGDPSAARRYLVLPSLISGRIYAVDTQKDPKAPSLYKVVQPDDVVKKTGLAFPHTAHCLASGEIMLSCLGDKDGNAEGNGFLLLDSDFNVKGRWEKPGHGPLFGYDFWYQPRHNTMISSTWGAPSAFTKGFNLQDVADGHYGRHLHVYTWPGGELKQTLDLGNTGLLPLEIRFLHNPSEAIGYVGCALTSNMVRFFKNPDDSWGHEVAISVKPVKVQNWILPEMPGLITDFLISLDDRFLYLANWLHGDIRQYNIEDPANPKLTGQVFVGGVFQKGNAVLAEAEDGSTYQVDVPEVQGHRLRGGPQMIQLSLDGKRLYVTNSLFSTWDRQFYPEMIEKGGHMLQIDVDSEKGGLAINPRFFVDFGAEPDGPSLAHEMRYPGGDCTSDIWI; this is encoded by the exons ATGGCGACGGATATGGAGGTGCAGCAGAACGGGAAGGAGACGGTGGCGGTGGTTAATGGGTGTTGCAAAAAAGGACCTGGTTATGCTTCTCCACTTGCAGCCATGGATGGTCCTAAAGAATCTTTAATTTATGTCACCTGCATATATACTG GAATGGGAAGGGGCAAACCCGACTATCTGGCTACAGTAGATGTAGATCCTAATTCACCATCTTATTCAAAAGTGATCCACAGGCTGCCTATGCCTTATGAGGGTGATGAACTTCATCATTCTGGATGGAATTCCTGCAGTTCTTGTTATGGAGATCCATCAGCTGCTCGACGATATCTCGTCCTGCCTTCACTAAT ATCAGGACGCATTTATGCAGTTGACACACAAAAGGATCCAAAGGCTCCCAGTTTGTATAAAGTTGTTCAGCCAGATGATGTCGTCAAGAAGACAGGATTAGCATTCCCGCACACTGCTCACTGCCTTGCTTCTGGTGAGATAATGTTGTCATGTCTCGGAGATAAAGATGGAAATGCTGAGGGGAATGGATTTCTTCTTCTCGATTCAGATTTCAACGTGAAAGGAAG ATGGGAGAAACCAGGTCATGGTCCCCTCTTTGGCTATGACTTCTGGTACCAGCCTCGACACAACACCATGATCAGTTCCACCTGGGGAGCTCCATCTGCTTTCACCAAAGGTTTCAACCTGCAGGATGTTGCTGATGGGCATTATGGTCGACATTTGCATGTCTACACATGGCCCGGTGGTGAACTTAAACAGACATTGGATCTTGGGAACACTGGGCTCCTTCCTCTAGAG ATAAGGTTCTTGCATAATCCATCTGAAGCAATTGGGTATGTGGGCTGTGCTTTGACCAGTAACATGGTGCGATTTTTCAAGAATCCAGATGACTCGTGGGGACATGAG GTAGCTATCTCAGTAAAACCAGTGAAAGTGCAGAACTGGATTCTTCCTGAAATGCCTGGTCTTATTACTGATTTTCTGATCTCTCTCGATGATCGTTTTCTATACCTGGCAAACTGGCTACATGGTGACATTCGACAGTACAATATTGAGGACCCTGCCAATCCTAAGTTAACTGGCCAAGTATTTGTTGGAGGAGTATTTCAAAAAGGAAACGCTGTACTCGCTGAGGCTGAAGATGGTTCCACATACCAGGTTGATGTCCCAGAAGTCCAG GGACATCGGTTGAGAGGAGGGCCTCAGATGATACAACTGAGTCTAGACGGAAAACGTTTGTATGTCACAAACTCATTGTTCAGTACATGGGACCGTCAATTCTACCCCGAAATGATAGAGAAAGGAGGTCACATGTTACAAATCGACGTTGACAGTGAGAAAGGTGGACTTGCTATTAACCCAAGATTTTTCGTTGATTTCGGAGCTGAACCTGATGGTCCATCTTTGGCTCATGAAATGAGGTATCCTGGTGGTGACTGCACTTCTGATATTTGGATATGA
- the LOC101249020 gene encoding probable acyl-activating enzyme 16, chloroplastic: MITTTMSLKSNLFATPCRGRHGVSQFWSQQQLVTILVSKSRKLGRVHCQSKTAEVDIRKCSPFLESELLSGNGGLPLTEWRTVPDIWRTSAEKFGDRVAVVDPYHDPPTTMTYKQLDQEIVDFSEGLRVIGLKPHEKIALFADNSCRWLVADQGMMASGAINVVRGSRSSDQELLQLYSHSESVALAIDNPEMYNRIADTFGSHAALRFVILLWGEKSSLVTEARQGYPIYTYKEIVELGHKSRVDLLDSEDARKRYSYEAINSDDVATLVYTSGTTGNPKGVMLTHKNLLHQILNLWEIVPAVPGDRFLSMLPPWHAYERACEYFIFTRGTEQVYTTVKNLKEDLRRYQPHYLISVPLVYETLYSGIIKQINSNSAARKHIAQLFLRISMAYMEAKRIYEGKCLTKDTKQPSYIVSLLDWLWAQTIAAILLPLHMLAKKIVYSKIHSGIGISKAGISGGGSLSSHVDKFFEAIDIKIQNGYGLTESAPVIAARSLTCNVLGSIGRPIRHVEVKVVNSETDEVLPPGSKGTVKARGPLIMKGYYKNPVATKQAIDENGWLNTGDLGWIVPDLSIGRSRNCGGAIVLEGRAKDTIVLSTGENVEPSEIEEAAMGSSLIQQIVIIGQDQRRLGAIIVPNKEEVLLAAKRSAIVDSETTEVSKDKALGLLHEELRKWTSDCSFQVGPILVVDQPFTIDSGLLTPTMKIKRDRVAALYKEQIDNLYK; this comes from the exons ATGATTACTACTACTATGAGTTTGAAATCCAATCTTTTTGCTACCCCATGTAGGGGAAGACATGGGGTTAGCCAGTTTTGGTCTCAGCAGCAATTGGTAACAATTCTTGTTTCGAAAAGTCGAAAACTTGGTCGAGTTCACTGTCAGTCTAAG ACTGCAGAAGTGGATATCAGGAAGTGCTCGCCTTTTCTGGAAAGTGAATTGCTGTCAGGTAATGGTGGGTTGCCCTTGACAGAGTGGAGAACCGTTCCCGACATTTGGCGGACTTCAGCAGAGAAATTTGGTGATCGTGTAGCAGTCGTGGACCCATATCATGATCCTCCTACAACCATGACTTATAAACAG CTTGATCAGGAAATTGTGGATTTCTCCGAAGGCTTGAGAGTTATTGGGCTAAAGCCACATGAAAAGATTGCACTCTTTGCTGACAATTCATGTCGATGGCTTGTTGCAGATCAAG GTATGATGGCAAGCGGGGCTATTAATGTTGTAAGGGGTTCAAGGTCATCAGATCAAGAGCTATTGCAGTTATACAGCCACTCTGAAAG TGTCGCTCTTGCTATTGACAATCCTGAGATGTACAACCGGATTGCAGACACCTTTGGCTCCCATGCAGCTCTACGATTTGTTATTTTACTTTGGGGAGAGAAGTCTAGCCTTGTAACAGAAGCCAGACAGGGATATCCTATATATACTTATAAGGAGATTGTAGAATTGGGTCACAAGAGTCGTGTGGATCTACTTGATTCTGAAGATGCCA GAAAACGATATTCATATGAAGCAATCAACTCTGATGATGTGGCTACACTTGTTTATACTAGCGGAACCACTGGTAATCCAAAAGGTGTCATGCTTACGCATAAAAATTTGCTTCACCAG ATTTTGAATTTGTGGGAGATTGTGCCTGCTGTACCTGGGGACAGATTTTTAAGCATGCTTCCGCCTTGGCATGCATATGAACGTGCTTGCGAGTATTTCATATTCACACGTGGAACGGAGCAAGTGTACACAACCGTAAAGAATTTGAAG GAAGATTTGCGGCGTTATCAGCCACATTACCTGATAAGTGTTCCTCTAGTGTATGAGACGTTATACAG TGGAATCATAAAGCAGATCAATTCAAACTCTGCTGCTCGTAAACATATTGCCCAATTATTTTTAAGGATCAGTATGGCTTACATGGAGGCGAAAAGGATTTACGAG GGGAAATGTTTAACCAAGGACACGAAGCAACCTTCATATATTGTATCATTGCTTGACTGGTTGTGGGCTCAAACTATTGCTGCTATACTATTGCCGTTACATATGCTGGCCAAGAAAATTGTTTACAGTAAAATACACTCAGGCATTGGTATTTCAAAG GCTGGCATAAGCGGGGGTGGTAGTCTTTCTTCCCATGTAGACAAATTCTTCGAG GCAATTGACATAAAGATTCAGAATGGATATGGCTTGACAGAGTCAGCTCCTGTGATTGCTGCACGGAGTCTTACATGTAAC GTGCTTGGCTCAATTGGTCGCCCCATTCGGCATGTAGAGGTAAAAGTCGTAAATTCTGAAACAGATGAAGTCCTTCCTCCTGGCTCAAAAGGCACAGTCAAAGCTAGAGGGCCACTTATAATGAAAGGCTACTACAAG AATCCGGTGGCAACAAAACAAGCTATTGATGAGAACGGATGGCTGAACACTGGTGATCTTGGGTGGATTGTGCCTGATCTCTCTATAGGGAGAAGTCGTAATTGTGGGGGTGCAATAGTCCTTGAAGGCCGTGCAAAGGATACCATAGTCCTTTCAACTG GTGAGAATGTTGAACCATCGGAGATTGAAGAAGCTGCTATGGGAAGCAGTCTGATCCAGCAGATCGTTATCATTGGTCAG GATCAACGGCGTCTTGGAGCTATAATTGTACCAAACAAGGAAGAGGTTCTGTTAGCAGCTAAAAGATCAGCTATTGTTGATTCTGAAACCACTGAAGTTAGCAAAGATAAAGCACTTGGCCTATTACACGAAGAGTTGCGAAAATG GACTTCAGATTGCTCGTTTCAAGTTGGACCTATCCTTGTTGTTGATCAACCTTTCACG ATTGATAGTGGCTTGCTAACACCAACTATGAAAATCAAGAGAGACAGAGTTGCAGCTCTTTACAAAGAGCAAATTGACAACTTATACAAATGA